The proteins below are encoded in one region of Apium graveolens cultivar Ventura chromosome 4, ASM990537v1, whole genome shotgun sequence:
- the LOC141719930 gene encoding agamous-like MADS-box protein AGL62, with product MAKKPSIGHQKIKIAKIERKNHLLFRDGQKVSIGRQKIKIAKIERKNHLQVTFSKRRSGLFKKASELCTLCGVEIAIIVFSPAGKVFSFGHPNVEGIIDRFFSRNPPPSNSSTLHLVEAHRSMTVCELNFHLTQIFNELEGERKRGEALDDMRQASQSQFWWESPVEKMGFDELQQLKDCMEALKKNVNNQANSILIENANSNLPPFGFNGHRAFNQFEAKPNQIDPASHVPGYGYGNGYFGLSNFAA from the exons ATGGCAAAAAAGCCCAGCATTGGTCACCAAAAGATCAAGATTGCGAAAATAGAGCGTAAGAATCACCT CTTGTTTAGAGATGGCCAAAAAGTCAGCATTGGCCGCCAAAAGATCAAGATTGCGAAAATAGAGCGTAAGAATCACCTGCAAGTTACCTTCTCAAAGCGTCGATCAGGCCTTTTTAAGAAGGCAAGTGAGCTCTGTACACTTTGTGGAGTTGAGATTGCCATTATAGTCTTTTCTCCAGCTGGAAAAGTGTTCTCCTTTGGACATCCTAATGTTGAAGGTATAATTGATAGGTTTTTTAGTCGCAATCCTCCACCTTCAAACTCAAGCACTCTCCATCTCGTTGAAGCTCATCGTAGTATGACTGTTTGCGAGCTGAACTTCCATCTCACACAGATTTTCAATGAACTAGAGGGTGAGAGGAAGAGAGGAGAGGCACTTGATGACATGAGGCAAGCTAGCCAGAGCCAGTTTTGGTGGGAATCTCCAGTCGAAAAGATGGGATTTGATGAGCTTCAACAATTGAAGGACTGCATGGAAGCGTTGAAGAAAAATGTGAACAATCAAGCTAATAGCATCTTGATTGAGAATGCAAATTCTAATTTGCCACCTTTTGGTTTTAATGGACACAGGGCCTTTAATCAGTTTGAAGCTAAGCCTAATCAGATTGATCCTGCTTCTCATGTCCCTGGTTACGGATATGGTAATGGTTATTTTGGTCTGAGCAACTTTGCTGCGTAA